The Agromyces marinus genome window below encodes:
- a CDS encoding histidine phosphatase family protein yields MPAEQIHLVRHGEVFNPQGVLYGRLPGFGLSDLGRSMAEAAARDLVARKRPVARLIASPLQRTQQSAEPIAAAFGLEPDLDERVIEPTNRFEGKRMSGAQGALRDPRNWLLLVNPWEPSWGEPFRSIADRMLDAMTDAAGSVDSGDVVVVSHQLPIWMTHRRVAGRALAHDPRRRRCTLSSITTFERRGDRFVEVSYREPAAGLQSLATDVGAV; encoded by the coding sequence GTGCCTGCCGAGCAGATCCATCTCGTGCGCCACGGCGAGGTGTTCAACCCCCAGGGCGTGCTCTACGGCCGACTTCCCGGATTCGGGCTGAGCGATCTCGGCCGATCCATGGCGGAAGCGGCCGCACGCGACCTCGTCGCGCGCAAGCGACCCGTGGCGCGCCTGATCGCGTCGCCGCTGCAGCGTACGCAGCAGTCGGCCGAGCCGATCGCGGCCGCGTTCGGCCTGGAGCCCGACCTCGACGAGCGCGTCATCGAGCCGACGAACCGGTTCGAGGGCAAGCGGATGTCCGGGGCCCAGGGTGCGCTGCGCGACCCCCGCAACTGGCTGCTGCTGGTCAACCCGTGGGAGCCGAGCTGGGGCGAGCCGTTCCGGTCGATCGCCGACCGCATGCTCGATGCGATGACGGATGCCGCGGGGTCGGTCGATTCCGGAGACGTCGTGGTCGTCAGCCATCAGTTGCCGATCTGGATGACGCACCGCCGGGTCGCCGGCCGCGCGCTCGCGCACGACCCGCGCCGCCGCCGGTGCACGCTGTCGAGCATCACGACGTTCGAGCGCCGCGGCGACCGCTTCGTCGAGGTGTCGTACCGCGAGCCGGCCGCCGGGTTGCAGTCGCTGGCCACCGACGTGGGGGCGGTGTGA
- a CDS encoding TlpA family protein disulfide reductase, translating into MRATRTRRVVGAAALAAASALVLAGCSSDPLAEQYREGSGKGYIAGDGTISEYPVDERGEPIEFEGETIEGEALGSDDLAGEVVVVNFWYAGCAPCRAEAPMLQEVFEEFDGEGASFVGVNVRDQAATAASFEENFGITYPSIIDSIDGLVQYAFAGDVPPAAVPTTLVLDAEGRVAARILGQLKDASILSTIVGDLVDEAAA; encoded by the coding sequence ATGCGCGCGACCCGGACGCGCCGCGTCGTCGGCGCCGCCGCGCTCGCCGCGGCATCCGCTCTGGTCCTGGCGGGGTGCAGCAGCGACCCGCTCGCCGAGCAGTACCGCGAGGGCAGCGGCAAGGGCTACATCGCGGGCGACGGCACGATCTCGGAGTACCCGGTCGACGAGCGCGGCGAGCCGATCGAGTTCGAGGGCGAGACCATCGAGGGCGAGGCGCTCGGGTCCGACGACCTCGCGGGCGAGGTCGTGGTCGTCAACTTCTGGTACGCCGGCTGCGCGCCGTGCCGCGCCGAGGCGCCCATGCTGCAGGAGGTCTTCGAGGAGTTCGACGGCGAGGGCGCGAGCTTCGTCGGCGTGAACGTGCGCGACCAGGCCGCGACCGCGGCATCCTTCGAGGAGAACTTCGGCATCACCTACCCGTCGATCATCGACTCGATCGACGGGCTCGTGCAGTACGCCTTCGCGGGCGACGTCCCGCCCGCGGCCGTGCCGACGACGCTCGTGCTCGATGCCGAGGGCCGCGTCGCGGCCCGCATCCTCGGGCAGTTGAAGGATGCGTCGATCCTGTCGACGATCGTCGGCGACCTGGTCGACGAAGCGGCAGCGTAG
- a CDS encoding cytochrome c biogenesis CcdA family protein has translation MDLGEIVFSGQLLAALPIALAAGLVSFLSPCVLPLVPGYLGYLGGFAEASAEASEARRARRRLLLGVLLFIAGFTLVFLVFTTTFGVLGAWLARWSDLIIRVLGVVLIGMGLVFIGQFTFLQRTIKPSWRPATGLAGAPLLGVVFGLGWTPCIGPTLAVVLALSADSASAGRGALLGLAYCVGLGIPFVLVALGFGWAANALAFVRRHIRAVNLIGGALLILIGLLMVSGVWTIWMYDLQAVIGGFVPAI, from the coding sequence ATGGACCTCGGGGAGATCGTCTTCAGCGGGCAGCTGCTCGCCGCGCTGCCGATCGCGCTCGCTGCAGGCCTGGTGTCGTTCCTGTCGCCCTGCGTGCTGCCGCTCGTGCCGGGCTACCTCGGGTACCTCGGCGGGTTCGCCGAGGCGAGCGCCGAGGCGTCCGAGGCGCGTCGTGCGCGTCGCCGGCTGCTGCTCGGCGTGCTGCTCTTCATCGCGGGGTTCACGCTCGTGTTCCTCGTCTTCACGACGACGTTCGGCGTGCTGGGCGCGTGGCTCGCGCGCTGGTCCGACCTCATCATCCGGGTGCTCGGCGTGGTGCTCATCGGCATGGGGCTGGTCTTCATCGGGCAGTTCACGTTCCTGCAGCGCACGATCAAGCCGTCGTGGCGGCCGGCGACCGGGCTGGCCGGCGCGCCGCTGCTCGGCGTCGTGTTCGGACTCGGGTGGACGCCGTGCATCGGCCCGACCCTCGCGGTCGTGCTCGCGCTGAGCGCGGATTCGGCTTCGGCGGGGCGGGGCGCGCTGCTCGGCCTGGCGTACTGCGTCGGCCTCGGCATCCCGTTCGTGCTCGTGGCACTCGGCTTCGGCTGGGCGGCGAACGCGCTCGCGTTCGTGCGCCGGCACATCCGCGCCGTCAACCTGATCGGCGGCGCGTTGCTCATCCTCATCGGCCTGCTCATGGTGTCGGGCGTGTGGACCATCTGGATGTACGACCTGCAGGCGGTGATCGGTGGATTCGTCCCAGCAATCTGA
- the resB gene encoding cytochrome c biogenesis protein ResB, which yields MRPSDYDDGSGAPDADGVAGSRPGSGPDAAVVSPKLGVVGWLRFAWRQLTSMRTALLLLLLLAIAAVPGSLVPQRSSDPNGVVQYFADNPDLAAVLEWFQMFDVYTSVWFSSIYLLLFVSLIGCIVPRTRHHFEALRARPPKTPARLSRLSAYTERELGGSAAGADEAAEVAEAAVERAATELRKAGYRVERYDARGIPSVSAERGYLRETGNLVFHTALVGVLVAVAIGGGFGFAGQRVIVEGQSFVNTLAAYDSFNPGRFFDDGSLTPYRLTLDELDAVYETENTDALGQPIDFTAHVTIDGLDGATDRDVKVNEPLYEYGTDVYLLGNGYAPTITVRDPGGDVVFTDSVPFLPQDANLTSLGVVKVPDGLDEQIGLIGFFYPTQEQLATGAYTSTYPDLVFPVLTLNIYSGDLGIDDGTPRSVYQLDTSGMEQLTGGETGVDSIELMPGESADLPNGLGTVEFASASPDAGDFAESVPRFASFDVHHDPSQGWVLVFSLLIVGGLLLSLFVPRRRMWVKAVARPDGRVVLEYAGLARGDDPGLERAVEDFADRHAGAATGPVSEHSST from the coding sequence CTGCGCCCGTCGGACTACGACGACGGCTCGGGGGCGCCGGATGCCGATGGCGTCGCGGGTTCGCGGCCCGGTTCCGGGCCCGATGCCGCCGTGGTGTCGCCGAAGCTCGGCGTCGTCGGCTGGCTGCGGTTCGCGTGGCGGCAGCTCACGAGCATGCGCACCGCTCTGCTGCTCCTGCTGCTGCTCGCGATCGCCGCGGTCCCGGGGTCGCTCGTCCCGCAGCGCTCGAGCGACCCGAACGGCGTGGTGCAGTACTTCGCCGACAACCCGGACCTCGCGGCGGTCCTCGAGTGGTTCCAGATGTTCGACGTGTACACGTCGGTGTGGTTCTCCTCGATCTACCTGCTGCTGTTCGTCTCCCTCATCGGGTGCATCGTGCCGCGCACGAGGCACCACTTCGAGGCGCTCCGCGCCCGACCGCCGAAGACGCCCGCGCGACTGTCGCGGCTGTCGGCCTACACCGAGCGCGAGCTCGGGGGTTCGGCGGCGGGGGCGGACGAGGCGGCCGAGGTCGCCGAGGCCGCGGTCGAGCGTGCTGCGACCGAGCTGCGGAAGGCGGGCTACCGGGTCGAGCGCTACGACGCCCGTGGCATCCCGTCGGTGTCGGCCGAGCGCGGCTACCTGCGCGAGACCGGCAACCTCGTCTTCCACACGGCGCTCGTGGGCGTGCTCGTCGCGGTCGCGATCGGCGGCGGATTCGGGTTCGCCGGGCAGCGCGTGATCGTCGAGGGCCAGTCGTTCGTGAACACCCTCGCGGCCTACGACTCGTTCAACCCGGGGCGGTTCTTCGACGACGGCAGCCTGACGCCGTACCGGCTCACGCTCGACGAACTCGACGCCGTGTACGAGACGGAGAACACCGACGCGCTCGGGCAGCCGATCGACTTCACCGCGCACGTGACGATCGACGGACTCGACGGAGCGACCGATCGCGACGTCAAGGTCAACGAACCGCTGTACGAGTACGGCACCGACGTGTACCTGCTCGGCAACGGCTACGCGCCGACCATCACGGTGCGCGATCCGGGCGGCGACGTGGTGTTCACCGACTCCGTGCCGTTCCTCCCGCAGGACGCGAACCTCACCTCGCTCGGCGTCGTGAAGGTCCCGGACGGGCTCGACGAGCAGATCGGCCTGATCGGGTTCTTCTATCCGACGCAGGAGCAGCTCGCGACCGGCGCGTACACGTCGACGTATCCCGACCTGGTCTTCCCGGTGCTCACGCTGAACATCTACTCGGGCGACCTCGGGATCGACGACGGCACGCCGCGGTCGGTCTACCAGCTCGACACGAGCGGCATGGAGCAGCTGACGGGCGGCGAGACCGGAGTCGATTCGATCGAGCTCATGCCCGGGGAATCGGCCGACCTGCCGAACGGCCTCGGGACGGTCGAGTTCGCGTCGGCATCGCCGGACGCGGGGGACTTCGCCGAGAGCGTGCCGCGGTTCGCCTCGTTCGACGTGCACCACGACCCGTCGCAGGGCTGGGTCCTGGTGTTCTCGCTGCTGATCGTCGGCGGCCTGCTGCTGTCGTTGTTCGTGCCTCGGCGCCGCATGTGGGTGAAGGCCGTCGCGCGGCCCGACGGGCGGGTCGTGCTCGAGTACGCGGGGCTCGCGCGCGGCGACGATCCCGGGCTCGAACGCGCGGTCGAGGACTTCGCCGACCGCCATGCGGGCGCCGCGACGGGCCCGGTTTCCGAGCATTCTTCGACGTAA
- the ccsB gene encoding c-type cytochrome biogenesis protein CcsB — protein sequence MAVYAIAFIAYAIDLARRSAASAAAADGADAATASLEREAATVGAAREREANAGPTTDAAPATSGGRARAGRGAAAAPSVAYGRSPSLRVAVAMTVIAWALHLAATVLRGIAASRVPWANMYEFALTGTLVITTVFLVVIAVSKTDLRFLGTFVTGLVLVLLGVATVNFYVSVVPLPPALQSVWLVIHVFVATAAVGFFALGFALSVVQLMQARRQALVATADAVRKSFLATLPSAETLENLAYRVNIIGFILWTFTLMAGAIWAEKAWGRYWGWDTKEVWTFIIWVVYAGYIHARATRGWRGSRSAWLAIIGFSAVLFNFTVVNLFFKGLHAYSGL from the coding sequence ATGGCCGTGTACGCGATCGCGTTCATCGCCTACGCGATCGACCTGGCACGCCGGTCGGCGGCGTCGGCCGCTGCGGCCGACGGGGCGGATGCCGCCACGGCCTCGCTGGAGCGCGAGGCCGCGACGGTGGGTGCGGCACGCGAGCGTGAGGCGAATGCGGGCCCGACAACGGATGCCGCGCCAGCGACCTCGGGCGGACGGGCTCGCGCCGGGCGTGGCGCCGCTGCCGCGCCATCCGTCGCCTACGGCAGGTCGCCGTCCCTGCGGGTGGCCGTGGCCATGACCGTGATCGCCTGGGCGCTGCATCTCGCGGCGACCGTGCTCCGCGGCATCGCCGCGAGCCGGGTGCCGTGGGCGAACATGTACGAGTTCGCCCTCACCGGAACCCTCGTCATCACGACGGTGTTCCTCGTGGTGATCGCGGTCTCGAAGACCGACCTGCGCTTCCTCGGCACGTTCGTCACCGGTCTCGTGCTCGTGCTGCTCGGGGTGGCGACGGTCAACTTCTACGTGAGCGTCGTGCCGCTGCCGCCGGCGCTGCAGTCGGTGTGGCTCGTGATCCACGTGTTCGTGGCCACCGCAGCGGTCGGGTTCTTCGCGCTCGGGTTCGCGCTCTCGGTGGTCCAGCTCATGCAGGCCCGACGGCAGGCGCTGGTCGCGACGGCCGACGCGGTGCGGAAGTCGTTCCTCGCGACCCTGCCCTCGGCCGAGACCCTCGAGAACCTCGCGTACCGCGTGAACATCATCGGGTTCATCCTCTGGACCTTCACCCTCATGGCCGGCGCGATCTGGGCTGAGAAGGCCTGGGGGCGGTACTGGGGCTGGGACACCAAGGAGGTGTGGACCTTCATCATCTGGGTGGTCTACGCCGGGTACATCCACGCCAGGGCGACGCGCGGGTGGCGCGGCTCCCGATCGGCCTGGCTCGCGATCATCGGATTCTCCGCGGTGCTGTTCAACTTCACGGTCGTGAACCTGTTCTTCAAGGGCCTGCACGCCTACTCCGGACTGTGA
- a CDS encoding o-succinylbenzoate synthase, which produces MSDVALPALHDLLATARVVALPLVTRFRGIDVREALVFEGPEGWTEFAPFAEYDDIEAATWLAAAIDFGWRTPPSARRDVIPVNATVPAVDADAVPAVLERFPGCRTAKVKVAASDQTLEQDVARVRAVRAAMGPEGRIRVDANGGWNLDQAEHAIHALAPFDLEYVEQPCPDVAELAEIRTRTKYMGIPIAADESVRRADDPLAVAAAGAADLLVVKAAPLGGIRRALDIAERAGLPFVVSSALDTSVGLAMGAHLAAAAPELDFDCGLGTASLLAADVTRDPLLPRDGAIDVRRIDPDPALLDRSRADEDRTAWWLARLERCHAILAEGPGAPSGDAGLADRTG; this is translated from the coding sequence ATGAGCGACGTCGCCCTGCCCGCCCTGCACGACCTGCTCGCGACCGCACGGGTCGTCGCGCTCCCACTGGTCACGCGGTTCCGCGGCATCGACGTTCGCGAGGCGCTGGTCTTCGAGGGGCCGGAGGGCTGGACCGAGTTCGCGCCGTTCGCCGAGTACGACGACATCGAGGCGGCGACCTGGCTCGCCGCGGCGATCGACTTCGGATGGCGCACGCCGCCCTCAGCACGACGCGACGTGATCCCGGTCAACGCCACCGTCCCGGCGGTCGACGCCGACGCCGTTCCCGCAGTGCTCGAGCGTTTCCCGGGCTGCCGGACGGCGAAGGTCAAGGTCGCCGCATCGGATCAGACCCTCGAGCAGGATGTCGCCCGTGTGCGAGCCGTCCGTGCGGCCATGGGGCCGGAAGGGCGCATCCGGGTCGACGCCAACGGAGGCTGGAACCTCGACCAGGCCGAGCATGCGATCCACGCCCTCGCCCCGTTCGACCTCGAGTACGTCGAGCAGCCGTGTCCCGACGTCGCCGAGCTCGCCGAGATCCGCACCCGCACGAAGTACATGGGCATCCCGATCGCCGCCGACGAGAGCGTCCGCCGGGCCGACGACCCGCTCGCGGTCGCCGCGGCCGGAGCGGCCGACCTGCTGGTCGTGAAGGCGGCGCCGCTCGGCGGCATCCGTCGCGCCCTCGATATCGCGGAGCGCGCCGGCCTGCCGTTCGTGGTGTCGAGCGCACTCGACACCAGCGTCGGGCTCGCCATGGGTGCGCACCTGGCGGCGGCCGCCCCCGAGCTGGACTTCGATTGCGGGCTCGGTACCGCGTCGTTGCTGGCAGCGGATGTCACGCGTGACCCGCTGCTCCCGCGTGACGGTGCGATCGACGTGCGCCGCATCGATCCCGACCCCGCCCTGCTCGACCGCTCGCGTGCGGACGAGGACCGTACGGCGTGGTGGCTCGCTCGGCTCGAGCGCTGCCATGCGATCCTCGCCGAAGGCCCGGGCGCGCCGTCTGGCGACGCCGGTCTCGCCGACCGAACCGGCTGA
- a CDS encoding 1,4-dihydroxy-2-naphthoyl-CoA synthase yields MAVEVSELFDSSEWVDAAASVTGGAGFTDITYHHSTDGRIARIAFDRPEVRNAFRPHSVDELFRALEDARTNPRIGVVLLTGNGPSPKDGGWAFCSGGDQRIRGRDGYQYSSAEGEVVRDAAAAASTGRLHILEVQRLIRFMPKVVIAVVPGWAAGGGHSLHVVCDLTIASREHGRFKQTDADVGSFDAGYGSAYMARQVGQKFAREVFFLAEEYSADRACEMGAVNRVVPHADLEREAIAMARTILTKSPTAIRMLKFAFNAVDDGLVGQQVFAGEATRLAYGTDEAVEGRDSFLEKREADWGPYPWHY; encoded by the coding sequence ATGGCGGTCGAGGTGTCGGAACTGTTCGATTCGAGCGAGTGGGTGGATGCCGCGGCATCCGTCACCGGCGGAGCCGGTTTCACCGACATCACGTACCACCACTCGACCGACGGTCGCATCGCGCGCATCGCGTTCGACCGCCCAGAGGTGCGCAACGCGTTCCGCCCGCACAGCGTCGACGAGCTCTTCCGGGCGCTCGAGGACGCCCGCACGAACCCGCGCATCGGCGTCGTGCTCCTGACCGGCAACGGCCCGAGCCCGAAGGACGGCGGCTGGGCGTTCTGCTCCGGCGGCGACCAGCGCATCCGCGGCCGCGACGGGTACCAGTACTCGTCGGCCGAGGGCGAGGTCGTCCGCGACGCGGCGGCCGCGGCATCCACCGGGCGCCTGCACATCCTCGAGGTGCAGCGGCTCATCCGCTTCATGCCGAAGGTCGTCATCGCGGTCGTGCCGGGGTGGGCCGCCGGCGGCGGCCACTCGCTGCACGTGGTGTGCGACCTCACGATCGCATCGCGCGAGCACGGGCGGTTCAAGCAGACGGATGCCGATGTCGGCAGCTTCGACGCCGGGTACGGGTCGGCGTACATGGCGCGCCAGGTCGGGCAGAAGTTCGCGCGCGAGGTGTTCTTCCTCGCCGAGGAGTACTCGGCCGACCGTGCCTGCGAGATGGGTGCTGTGAACCGTGTCGTGCCGCACGCCGACCTCGAGCGGGAGGCCATCGCGATGGCGCGCACCATCCTGACGAAGTCGCCGACCGCGATCCGCATGCTGAAGTTCGCGTTCAACGCGGTCGACGACGGGCTCGTCGGCCAGCAGGTGTTCGCGGGCGAGGCGACGCGCCTCGCCTACGGCACCGACGAGGCGGTCGAGGGGCGCGACTCGTTCCTCGAGAAGCGCGAGGCCGACTGGGGCCCGTACCCATGGCACTACTGA
- a CDS encoding AMP-binding protein produces the protein MKPLIRVPAGDVPRLMAQLRNAVLLDGLAVLPIPGDEEPTDPIDRLVPDDIALVVETSGSTAAPKRVALSAAALRASAAATSRWFGGAHGQWLLALPGTYIAGVQVLVRSLVAGTEPAVMPDHGFTPEGFVEAARTLDPDRPWFTSLVPVQLARLVEAADTDRRVRAALGSFEAILLGGQAAPPGLVERAAALGARVHRTYGSSETAGGCVYDGTPLPGVDVQIVDGEVRLAGRMLAEGYLDEPERTARAFSVDAHGTRWYRTGDLGSLDADGRLRVSGRADDVMISGGVKVALGEVERAVHGVAGFGDAVVVPVPDAEWGERAAVVTASEAGAAVGALGALRAATDAAGLPPAGRPVRVVVLGELPRLASGKPDRAAASALAREAGGAPRAGGAPRAGGGAHAAHDENA, from the coding sequence ATGAAACCCCTCATCCGGGTTCCGGCCGGTGACGTGCCGCGACTCATGGCGCAGTTGCGCAATGCCGTGCTGCTCGACGGCCTCGCGGTGCTGCCCATCCCCGGAGACGAGGAACCGACCGACCCGATCGACCGGCTGGTCCCCGACGACATCGCACTCGTCGTCGAGACGAGCGGATCGACCGCCGCACCGAAGCGCGTCGCGCTCTCAGCGGCCGCGCTCCGCGCGAGCGCAGCGGCCACCTCTCGCTGGTTCGGCGGTGCGCACGGGCAGTGGCTGCTCGCGCTGCCGGGAACCTACATCGCCGGCGTCCAGGTGCTCGTGCGCTCGCTCGTCGCGGGCACCGAGCCGGCGGTGATGCCCGACCACGGGTTCACGCCCGAGGGCTTCGTCGAGGCGGCGCGCACGCTCGACCCCGACCGGCCGTGGTTCACCTCGCTCGTGCCCGTGCAGCTCGCCCGCCTGGTGGAGGCGGCCGACACCGATCGCCGGGTTCGCGCGGCGCTCGGCTCGTTCGAGGCGATCCTGCTCGGCGGCCAGGCGGCGCCCCCAGGGCTCGTCGAACGCGCGGCCGCGCTCGGCGCGCGAGTGCATCGCACGTACGGGTCGAGTGAGACCGCGGGCGGGTGCGTCTACGACGGAACCCCCCTGCCCGGGGTCGACGTGCAGATCGTCGACGGCGAGGTGCGGCTCGCCGGGCGGATGCTCGCCGAAGGGTACCTCGACGAACCCGAACGAACCGCGCGGGCCTTCTCGGTCGACGCGCACGGAACCCGCTGGTACCGCACGGGCGACCTCGGGTCGCTCGACGCCGACGGTCGACTCCGGGTGAGCGGGCGTGCCGACGACGTGATGATCTCCGGCGGCGTGAAGGTCGCGCTCGGCGAGGTCGAGCGTGCGGTGCACGGCGTCGCCGGGTTCGGCGACGCCGTCGTGGTGCCCGTGCCCGACGCCGAGTGGGGCGAGCGTGCGGCGGTTGTGACGGCGTCGGAGGCCGGTGCGGCGGTGGGCGCGCTGGGCGCGCTGCGCGCGGCGACGGATGCCGCGGGGCTGCCGCCCGCCGGACGACCCGTTCGAGTCGTGGTGCTCGGAGAGCTGCCGCGACTCGCGTCGGGCAAGCCCGATCGCGCCGCGGCATCCGCTCTCGCCCGCGAGGCCGGGGGTGCCCCGCGCGCCGGGGGTGCCCCGCGCGCCGGGGGCGGCGCGCACGCCGCGCACGACGAAAACGCATGA
- a CDS encoding 1,4-dihydroxy-2-naphthoate polyprenyltransferase, with the protein MARPKTNRTTPAQPASARTHGRSGNPARAAAAPVTGRGPATARDWIAGARLRTLPLAIAPVALGTGAGAVVLGFLDEPFHPWRAVLALVVALALQVGVNYANDYSDGVRGTDAHRVGPARLVGSGAATPRQVLGAALASFAVAAVAGLALVVLTQQWWLIAVGAVAIVAAWFYTGGKRPYGYAGLGELFVFVFFGIVATAGSTYVQAIEVNLEAWTGGAGIGLIACAVLMANNLRDVDQDRAARKRTLAVLVGPVVGRILFAVFMLAPFGVVAFWALLYPPAWLVMFALLAAIPACVIVGWGRTPRELITALQLASLTALVYGVGLGLAFAL; encoded by the coding sequence GTGGCACGCCCGAAGACCAACCGCACGACCCCGGCCCAACCCGCGTCCGCGCGGACGCACGGACGCTCCGGCAACCCCGCGAGAGCCGCGGCCGCCCCGGTGACCGGGCGCGGTCCGGCCACCGCGCGCGACTGGATCGCGGGGGCGCGGCTTCGGACCCTTCCGCTCGCGATCGCGCCCGTCGCCCTCGGAACCGGCGCGGGAGCCGTCGTGCTCGGCTTCCTCGACGAGCCGTTCCACCCGTGGCGCGCGGTGCTCGCGCTGGTCGTCGCGCTCGCACTGCAGGTCGGCGTGAACTACGCCAACGACTACTCCGACGGGGTCCGCGGCACCGATGCCCACCGGGTCGGGCCGGCCAGGCTCGTCGGCTCCGGCGCGGCGACGCCGCGGCAGGTGCTCGGCGCGGCACTCGCGAGCTTCGCCGTCGCGGCCGTCGCAGGGCTCGCCCTCGTCGTCCTGACGCAGCAGTGGTGGCTCATCGCCGTCGGCGCGGTCGCGATCGTCGCCGCCTGGTTCTACACCGGCGGCAAGCGCCCCTACGGCTATGCCGGGCTCGGCGAACTGTTCGTGTTCGTCTTCTTCGGGATCGTCGCGACTGCGGGGTCGACGTACGTGCAGGCGATCGAGGTCAACCTGGAGGCGTGGACCGGCGGCGCCGGGATCGGCCTGATCGCGTGCGCCGTGCTCATGGCGAACAACCTTCGGGATGTCGACCAGGACCGCGCCGCACGCAAGCGCACGCTCGCCGTGCTCGTCGGCCCGGTCGTCGGGCGGATCCTCTTCGCCGTGTTCATGCTCGCCCCGTTCGGAGTCGTCGCATTCTGGGCGCTGCTCTACCCGCCGGCGTGGCTCGTGATGTTCGCGCTGCTCGCGGCGATTCCGGCGTGCGTGATCGTCGGGTGGGGGCGCACGCCGCGAGAGCTCATCACCGCGCTGCAACTCGCGAGCCTCACCGCGCTCGTCTACGGCGTCGGGCTCGGGCTCGCGTTCGCGTTGTAG